The proteins below are encoded in one region of Thermococcus peptonophilus:
- a CDS encoding ATP-binding protein yields the protein MKILVSGKGGCGKSTISAMLGKYLAEKGYRVLIIDADESNPGLYRMLGLPKVKTLAEHLGGKKRAKILMAAEGKGELDEELFNWTLDDIPDEILAKKGNLAVLTIGKIEEAEEGCACPYGFLARKLLEGIKLQENEVIIVDTEAGIEHFGRGVDKHVDVVVDVAEPSLESIELSKKIAGLSESLGLKHILVLNKALPGVEEKLPVKPDVIIPFDQSFIVDSLNGKEVEPIDQIETLWKSIAGRIHLFSP from the coding sequence ATGAAGATCCTTGTGTCCGGAAAAGGTGGCTGTGGGAAGAGCACAATCAGCGCCATGCTCGGTAAATACCTCGCTGAGAAGGGCTACCGCGTCCTCATCATAGACGCTGACGAGTCTAACCCAGGTCTCTACAGAATGCTTGGCCTTCCAAAGGTCAAGACTTTAGCAGAACACCTCGGTGGGAAGAAGCGGGCCAAGATACTCATGGCGGCTGAAGGTAAAGGAGAACTCGACGAGGAGCTGTTCAACTGGACGCTCGATGATATCCCGGATGAAATCCTGGCCAAAAAGGGCAACCTGGCAGTTTTAACCATCGGTAAAATCGAGGAGGCCGAGGAGGGCTGTGCCTGCCCATACGGCTTTCTTGCTAGAAAGCTCCTCGAGGGGATAAAGCTACAGGAGAACGAGGTAATTATTGTTGATACAGAGGCAGGAATAGAGCACTTCGGTAGGGGAGTTGACAAGCACGTTGATGTCGTCGTTGATGTGGCCGAGCCATCACTTGAGTCCATTGAACTGTCGAAGAAAATAGCCGGCCTAAGCGAGAGCCTCGGCCTTAAACACATCCTCGTCCTCAACAAGGCCCTTCCAGGAGTCGAGGAAAAACTGCCGGTTAAGCCCGACGTCATCATACCCTTCGACCAGAGCTTCATCGTTGACAGCCTCAACGGTAAAGAGGTTGAGCCTATAGACCAGATTGAGACACTCTGGAAGTCAATAGCCGGACGAATTCATTTGTTTTCGCCTTGA
- a CDS encoding AMP-binding protein: MQVGEGFLEEKYIPLQSFREEHRKSIENLEEFWAEQAKVIDWFKTWDRVLDDSNAPFFRWFVGGQLNASYNALDRHIKAGKRNRAAIIWESEKGETRTLTYYELYREVNRFASVLKNLGVGKGDRVVIYMPLVPEVVIAMLASARIGAIHSVVFSGFSAEALATRINDAKAKVVITADYLYRRGKALNLKEIVDRALLETPSVESVVVLKRSENDVNMVEGRDYYWQNLLEGAESTLSQSRSRATTRSLSSTRAERPENRRVSFTQREDTSFMSPRRCSGLGE, from the coding sequence GTGCAGGTCGGGGAGGGATTCCTTGAGGAAAAGTACATCCCACTGCAGTCTTTTAGAGAGGAACACCGGAAATCAATCGAGAACCTTGAAGAGTTCTGGGCGGAGCAGGCCAAGGTAATTGACTGGTTCAAGACATGGGATAGGGTCCTAGACGACTCAAACGCCCCCTTCTTCCGCTGGTTCGTCGGGGGCCAGCTCAACGCCAGCTACAACGCCCTCGACAGGCACATCAAAGCCGGAAAGAGGAACAGGGCGGCAATAATCTGGGAGAGCGAGAAGGGAGAAACGAGGACGCTCACATACTACGAGCTCTACCGCGAGGTGAACCGCTTCGCATCGGTTCTCAAGAACCTCGGCGTTGGGAAGGGCGACAGGGTAGTCATCTACATGCCTCTCGTCCCAGAGGTTGTAATAGCGATGTTAGCGAGTGCGAGGATCGGGGCAATCCACAGCGTTGTATTCTCCGGATTCTCCGCTGAGGCATTAGCCACGAGGATAAACGACGCCAAGGCGAAAGTTGTCATAACCGCCGACTACCTCTACAGGCGTGGAAAGGCCCTGAACCTCAAGGAGATAGTCGACAGGGCTTTACTGGAAACTCCGAGCGTCGAGAGCGTTGTGGTTCTTAAGCGCTCTGAGAACGATGTCAACATGGTCGAGGGGAGGGACTACTACTGGCAGAACCTCCTTGAAGGTGCCGAGAGTACGTTGAGCCAGTCCCGGTCGAGAGCAACCACCCGCTCTTTATCCTCTACACGAGCGGAACGACCGGAAAACCGAAGGGTATCATTCACTCAACGGGAGGATACCTCGTTTATGTCGCCAAGACGATGCAGTGGGCTTGGGGAATAA
- a CDS encoding AMP-binding protein yields the protein MLYTSGTTGKPKGIIHSTGGYLVYVAKTMQWAWGITESDLFWNTADVGWITGHSYLVYGPLTLGLTVMMYEGALNYPKPDKPWELIEKHGVTIFYTAPTAIRMLMRYGDEWVKKHDLSSLRLLGSVGEPINPGAWKWYYEVVGGRRCPIIDTWWQTETGGYMIYPSAGIQLPPLKPGSAAFPGLGVDADVFTSEGKPAKPGERGYLVIKKPWPGMLLGIWGNDERYIRTYWKRFSKPEEGVWIYYPADYAMKDEDGYFWIFGRADEVLNVSGHRIGTAEIEHALVLHPAVAEAAVIGRPDEIKGEVPVAFVILKASYAPTDRLKKELIDYVREVLGPIAAPAEVFFVNKLPKTRSGKIMRRVLKALATGKGLGDLSTLEDEASVEEVKNTLEGFEMH from the coding sequence ATCCTCTACACGAGCGGAACGACCGGAAAACCGAAGGGTATCATTCACTCAACGGGAGGATACCTCGTTTATGTCGCCAAGACGATGCAGTGGGCTTGGGGAATAACGGAGAGCGACCTCTTCTGGAACACGGCCGACGTCGGCTGGATCACCGGGCATAGCTACCTCGTCTACGGCCCGTTAACTCTTGGCCTGACCGTTATGATGTACGAGGGAGCTTTGAACTACCCCAAGCCCGACAAGCCCTGGGAGCTGATAGAGAAGCACGGGGTTACGATATTCTACACGGCTCCAACGGCGATAAGGATGCTCATGCGCTACGGAGACGAGTGGGTGAAGAAGCACGACCTATCATCCCTCCGCCTGCTCGGTTCCGTTGGCGAGCCGATCAACCCTGGGGCCTGGAAGTGGTACTACGAGGTCGTCGGTGGGAGGCGCTGCCCGATAATAGACACCTGGTGGCAGACCGAAACCGGCGGCTACATGATCTACCCCTCCGCCGGAATACAGCTCCCACCGCTCAAGCCCGGTTCAGCCGCCTTTCCTGGCCTTGGAGTTGATGCGGATGTTTTCACATCGGAAGGCAAGCCAGCGAAGCCAGGAGAGAGGGGCTACCTCGTCATCAAGAAGCCCTGGCCAGGGATGCTCCTCGGTATCTGGGGCAACGATGAGCGCTACATAAGAACCTACTGGAAGCGCTTCAGCAAGCCTGAAGAGGGAGTCTGGATATACTACCCGGCCGACTACGCAATGAAAGACGAGGACGGCTACTTCTGGATATTCGGCAGGGCCGACGAGGTCCTCAACGTCTCCGGCCACAGGATTGGAACGGCAGAGATCGAGCACGCGCTAGTCCTCCACCCGGCGGTTGCGGAGGCGGCTGTGATAGGCAGGCCCGACGAGATAAAGGGCGAGGTTCCGGTGGCCTTCGTCATACTGAAGGCAAGCTACGCCCCAACCGACAGGCTGAAGAAGGAGCTCATAGACTACGTCAGGGAGGTGCTCGGCCCGATAGCGGCCCCAGCTGAGGTCTTCTTCGTCAACAAACTGCCAAAGACGAGGAGCGGAAAGATAATGCGCAGGGTTTTAAAGGCACTTGCAACCGGAAAGGGCCTCGGCGACCTCTCAACCCTCGAAGACGAGGCAAGTGTGGAAGAGGTAAAGAATACCCTGGAAGGCTTCGAGATGCACTGA
- the hypD gene encoding hydrogenase formation protein HypD: MSDVEKVVAPYRDRAIAQKLVEKIKEEAKTLDGEIRIMHVCGTHEDTITRHGIRSLLPENVKVVSGPGCPVCITPVEDIVAMQLIMRKAREEGEEIILTTFGDMYKIPTPMGSFADLKSEGFDVRIVYGIFDTYRIAKENPDKTVVHFSPGFETTTAPAAGMLNAVAQEGLENFKIYSVHRLTPQGIEVLIKQKSRIDALIDAGHVSTIIGVKGWEFLSEKYGIPQVVAGFEPNDVLMAILLLIRMYKEGDARVVNEYKRAVKYEGNVVAQQLINKYFKVVDAKWRALGVFPGTGLEVRDEWREFEIRNFYKVEVPKNLPDLEKGCLCGAVLRGLAMPTDCPHFGKTCTPRHPVGPCMVSYEGTCQIFYKYGVLF; the protein is encoded by the coding sequence ATGAGCGATGTTGAAAAGGTCGTTGCCCCTTACAGGGATAGGGCGATAGCCCAGAAGCTCGTCGAGAAGATAAAGGAGGAAGCAAAGACCCTCGACGGCGAAATCAGGATAATGCACGTCTGCGGAACCCACGAGGACACGATAACGAGGCACGGGATTAGATCGCTCCTCCCGGAGAACGTCAAAGTAGTCAGCGGGCCGGGCTGTCCAGTCTGCATAACGCCCGTTGAGGACATCGTGGCGATGCAGCTTATAATGAGGAAAGCCCGGGAAGAAGGCGAGGAGATAATCCTGACAACCTTCGGGGACATGTACAAGATTCCGACACCGATGGGAAGCTTCGCTGATTTAAAGAGCGAGGGCTTTGACGTCAGAATAGTCTATGGTATCTTTGACACCTACAGAATAGCAAAGGAGAACCCGGACAAGACGGTAGTCCACTTCTCACCGGGTTTTGAGACGACTACGGCCCCGGCGGCCGGGATGCTCAACGCCGTCGCTCAAGAGGGGCTTGAGAACTTCAAGATTTACTCGGTTCACAGGCTCACCCCACAGGGAATCGAAGTCCTGATAAAGCAGAAGAGCAGGATAGATGCCCTCATCGATGCCGGCCACGTCTCGACGATAATCGGCGTGAAGGGCTGGGAGTTTCTCAGTGAGAAGTACGGAATCCCGCAGGTCGTTGCTGGCTTCGAGCCGAACGACGTCCTCATGGCGATACTTCTCCTCATTAGGATGTACAAGGAAGGGGACGCGAGGGTCGTGAACGAGTACAAGAGGGCCGTCAAGTATGAGGGCAACGTCGTTGCCCAGCAGTTGATCAACAAGTACTTCAAGGTCGTCGATGCCAAGTGGCGCGCCCTCGGAGTATTTCCTGGAACAGGCCTCGAAGTTAGAGATGAGTGGAGGGAGTTCGAGATAAGGAACTTCTACAAGGTCGAGGTTCCTAAGAACCTGCCAGACCTAGAGAAGGGATGTCTCTGCGGTGCCGTGCTGAGGGGCCTGGCGATGCCAACGGACTGCCCGCACTTTGGAAAGACCTGCACACCGAGGCACCCAGTCGGACCGTGCATGGTGTCCTACGAGGGAACATGCCAGATATTCTATAAGTACGGCGTGCTTTTCTGA
- a CDS encoding HypC/HybG/HupF family hydrogenase formation chaperone, with protein sequence MCLATIAKVIEVDPSKGTAWVDFGGVKREARIDLMPDVKPGEYVLIHTGFIIERVDEETAKEILNAWEEVFKVEPDAMGGYYYPGD encoded by the coding sequence ATGTGTCTCGCGACCATAGCAAAGGTAATTGAAGTTGACCCCTCAAAGGGAACCGCCTGGGTGGACTTCGGCGGTGTTAAGAGAGAGGCGAGGATAGACCTGATGCCGGACGTTAAGCCCGGTGAGTACGTGCTCATTCATACGGGCTTCATAATCGAGAGAGTTGACGAAGAAACCGCCAAAGAGATACTGAACGCCTGGGAAGAGGTCTTTAAGGTAGAGCCCGACGCTATGGGCGGCTACTACTATCCGGGTGATTGA
- a CDS encoding HypC/HybG/HupF family hydrogenase formation chaperone: MALMLAGKVVEVRDGKAIVDVEGKLKEAKLDFIRDVKPGDYVKIYYGIVLEKTSREEAEETLARCSYHRSSRLELTFTVSNLRF, from the coding sequence ATGGCCCTGATGCTGGCGGGGAAAGTGGTTGAGGTAAGGGACGGAAAGGCCATAGTTGACGTTGAGGGCAAGCTGAAAGAGGCCAAGCTGGACTTCATCAGGGACGTGAAGCCAGGTGACTACGTGAAGATATACTACGGCATAGTCCTTGAGAAGACCAGTAGAGAAGAGGCCGAGGAGACGCTGGCGAGGTGCTCCTACCACCGCTCGTCCCGGCTTGAGCTCACCTTCACGGTTTCAAACCTGAGGTTTTAG
- a CDS encoding DUF302 domain-containing protein, translated as MEDMMKQMVKGVKSKYSFEETIKKMKEKVEGLGWKVIGEYDFKDKLGIGFAVLEVCNKDFAAKAVGKPENRWISAMMPCRFSVIEMPDGIYVFGMNMGLFSQMVSGELGELLKEVAKIDEEIMSAVL; from the coding sequence ATGGAGGACATGATGAAGCAGATGGTAAAGGGAGTGAAGAGCAAGTACTCCTTTGAGGAAACTATCAAAAAGATGAAGGAGAAAGTTGAAGGGCTCGGCTGGAAAGTAATTGGGGAATACGACTTCAAGGATAAACTTGGAATAGGATTTGCTGTTCTTGAGGTATGCAATAAGGATTTCGCAGCGAAGGCAGTGGGCAAACCCGAAAACCGCTGGATTTCTGCGATGATGCCCTGCAGGTTCTCTGTCATCGAGATGCCCGACGGGATATACGTCTTCGGGATGAACATGGGGCTCTTTTCCCAGATGGTTTCTGGGGAGCTTGGGGAGCTTCTCAAAGAAGTCGCCAAGATAGACGAGGAAATAATGTCAGCGGTTCTGTAA
- a CDS encoding TetR/AcrR family transcriptional regulator, which yields MATKSPGKTREKIVSAAMELFAKKGFDRTTVDEIVAKAGVAKGTFYLYFKSKDDLIKELAFEVMPIMAMPSLNDPYITVSYPTLGDYLLRLGKEFLDFYSKEYRAEILFHMLSVRARYKSINDIYKQSCSELLREGARRVTAYAKVGYEDALIAFQMFIGSLMHYLHARDCLGFSESHYLKKVVGAVLNHLRLSVSV from the coding sequence GTGGCAACCAAGTCTCCGGGGAAGACCAGAGAAAAGATAGTCTCCGCGGCGATGGAGCTGTTCGCGAAGAAGGGCTTCGACAGGACGACTGTAGACGAGATAGTGGCCAAAGCGGGCGTTGCCAAGGGGACGTTCTATCTCTACTTTAAGAGCAAGGACGACCTGATAAAGGAGCTTGCCTTTGAGGTAATGCCCATAATGGCCATGCCTTCCCTTAACGACCCGTATATAACCGTTTCCTATCCAACGCTCGGGGATTACCTTCTCCGGCTTGGAAAGGAGTTCCTCGATTTTTATTCCAAAGAATACCGGGCCGAGATCCTTTTCCATATGCTCTCTGTAAGAGCAAGGTATAAGTCCATCAATGATATTTACAAACAGTCCTGCTCCGAGCTTTTGAGGGAGGGGGCAAGGCGGGTTACTGCCTACGCTAAAGTTGGTTACGAAGATGCCTTAATAGCATTTCAGATGTTTATCGGCTCCCTAATGCACTATCTCCACGCGAGGGACTGCCTGGGGTTTTCTGAAAGCCATTACCTAAAGAAGGTCGTTGGGGCCGTTCTCAACCACCTGAGACTCTCTGTCAGCGTTTAA
- the fdhF gene encoding formate dehydrogenase subunit alpha, which yields MAEKLVPVVCPWCSVGCRFYAVSVNGYIRRIEFDYDHPTIANRGKLCPKGVASYQFINSPKRLKKPLKRVGEKGEGKFEEISWEEAYRIIAEKIKEIKETYGPEAIAFLGSEKITLEENYLVHKLSKAIGTNHLDFPGRYCQYSNSPARTKVFGSAAATNPFEDVAKAELIVIWGHNPAETAPVLFGQYIEKAILDNGAEMIVIDPRSTRGHKYASLHLKPYPGTDLAVALALLNVVITEELYDKEFVQERTAGFEKLKESVKDYTPEWAEKISGVPAEDIRKAARMIANKRTAFLVNEGVNQHVNGFNLALAIADLIAITGNIGKEGVWSGVFPGAQCGFCAAMSGIAPNKLPTGGLVTDEAARAELERLWGFKIPDWVGLDLTNMVREIGKKIRMMYIIGGNIAKSMPNSGWVREQLKKLDFLVVQDIFLTETAKYADIVLPAAAWFEKTGTAISAERRVQRTYKAAEAPGEAKPDWLIIVELAKELGLGEYFKYSHPDEILREINSVIPLFKGATPEYLAEHPEGCFLPCSEPGEGTKILFKKGFKTPDGKAQLQPVEWMEPPEMPDEEYPLWLTNFRLVGHWHTNTMSEESPSLKKRWPEEYVMIHPKDARELGIKTGDLVKVETRRGSILVRAEVTEHVREGVIAMPWHWQANFLTLDEIHPMTKMAELKAVAARVKKVEE from the coding sequence ATGGCAGAGAAGTTAGTGCCTGTTGTGTGCCCGTGGTGTTCAGTGGGGTGCAGGTTCTACGCGGTCAGCGTGAACGGCTACATCAGGAGGATTGAGTTCGACTACGACCATCCAACAATAGCAAACAGAGGAAAGCTCTGTCCAAAGGGAGTTGCTTCCTACCAGTTCATTAACAGCCCGAAGAGGCTCAAGAAACCGCTCAAGCGCGTTGGAGAGAAGGGCGAAGGCAAATTCGAGGAGATAAGCTGGGAAGAAGCCTACAGGATAATAGCCGAGAAAATCAAGGAAATAAAGGAGACCTACGGACCGGAGGCAATAGCCTTCCTTGGAAGCGAGAAGATAACCCTCGAGGAGAACTACCTCGTCCACAAGCTCTCCAAAGCGATTGGAACCAACCACCTCGACTTCCCTGGAAGATACTGCCAGTACTCGAACAGCCCTGCAAGAACGAAGGTCTTTGGAAGCGCCGCTGCCACAAACCCGTTCGAGGACGTAGCCAAGGCAGAGCTGATAGTGATCTGGGGTCACAACCCAGCCGAGACAGCCCCAGTTCTCTTTGGGCAGTACATTGAAAAGGCCATTCTTGACAACGGTGCTGAAATGATAGTCATTGACCCGCGCTCAACGAGGGGACACAAGTACGCCTCACTCCATCTCAAGCCCTATCCTGGAACTGATCTCGCGGTTGCACTGGCGCTGCTCAACGTTGTCATAACCGAGGAGCTCTACGACAAGGAGTTCGTCCAGGAGAGGACCGCAGGCTTCGAGAAGCTTAAGGAGAGCGTCAAGGACTACACTCCGGAGTGGGCCGAGAAGATAAGCGGCGTCCCCGCTGAGGACATAAGAAAGGCCGCCAGGATGATAGCTAACAAAAGAACTGCCTTCCTCGTCAACGAGGGTGTTAACCAGCACGTTAACGGATTCAATCTCGCCCTTGCGATAGCCGACCTCATCGCGATAACGGGTAACATCGGGAAGGAAGGCGTCTGGAGCGGCGTATTTCCGGGAGCCCAGTGCGGCTTCTGTGCCGCCATGAGCGGTATTGCACCCAACAAGCTCCCAACTGGAGGTCTTGTAACCGACGAGGCCGCAAGGGCCGAACTCGAGAGGCTCTGGGGCTTCAAGATACCCGACTGGGTCGGTCTTGACCTCACCAACATGGTTCGCGAAATAGGGAAGAAGATACGCATGATGTACATCATCGGTGGAAACATCGCCAAGTCAATGCCCAACAGCGGCTGGGTCAGGGAGCAGCTGAAGAAGCTCGACTTCCTTGTTGTTCAGGACATCTTCCTAACTGAGACTGCTAAGTACGCCGATATAGTCCTTCCGGCCGCGGCCTGGTTCGAGAAGACTGGAACCGCTATCAGCGCCGAGAGGCGCGTGCAGAGGACTTACAAGGCCGCCGAAGCCCCAGGAGAGGCCAAGCCCGACTGGCTCATCATAGTTGAGCTTGCCAAGGAACTCGGCCTCGGCGAGTACTTCAAGTACTCCCACCCGGACGAGATACTGAGGGAGATAAACAGCGTCATCCCGCTCTTCAAGGGCGCAACTCCAGAGTACCTCGCCGAGCACCCTGAGGGTTGCTTCCTCCCGTGCAGTGAGCCAGGGGAGGGGACTAAGATACTCTTCAAGAAGGGCTTCAAGACACCAGACGGAAAAGCCCAGCTCCAGCCGGTAGAGTGGATGGAGCCTCCCGAGATGCCGGACGAGGAGTACCCGCTCTGGCTCACCAACTTCAGGCTCGTTGGCCACTGGCACACCAACACCATGAGCGAGGAGAGCCCGAGCCTCAAGAAGCGCTGGCCAGAGGAATACGTCATGATACACCCGAAGGACGCCAGGGAGCTTGGAATCAAAACAGGCGACCTCGTAAAGGTCGAGACCAGGCGCGGAAGCATTCTTGTCAGAGCAGAGGTTACTGAGCACGTCAGGGAAGGCGTGATAGCAATGCCCTGGCACTGGCAGGCCAACTTCCTCACGCTGGACGAGATACACCCGATGACGAAGATGGCCGAGCTGAAGGCCGTCGCGGCCAGGGTGAAGAAGGTGGAGGAGTGA
- a CDS encoding 4Fe-4S dicluster domain-containing protein: MAHKKIFLDYKRCIGCKACEVACEMTHGEARIKVFEFPDLFTVPFNCRHCEKAPCLNVCPTGALFRDEDGAVAFDPLKCIGCLMCAVACPFGVPKLDEENKIMDKCDLCADRRAEGLLPACVSACPTEALKYGEIDEILWEREGKVVANLKSAAEKGEGEPALLL, translated from the coding sequence ATGGCCCACAAGAAGATTTTCCTCGACTATAAGCGCTGCATTGGCTGTAAGGCCTGTGAAGTTGCCTGTGAAATGACCCACGGCGAGGCCAGGATAAAGGTCTTCGAGTTCCCTGACCTCTTCACAGTTCCCTTCAACTGCCGCCACTGTGAGAAGGCCCCCTGTCTGAACGTCTGTCCGACCGGAGCCCTCTTCAGGGACGAGGACGGTGCAGTTGCCTTCGACCCGCTCAAGTGTATCGGCTGTCTCATGTGTGCCGTTGCCTGTCCGTTTGGAGTTCCAAAGCTCGACGAGGAGAACAAGATCATGGACAAGTGCGACCTCTGTGCCGACAGGAGGGCGGAGGGCCTCCTTCCAGCTTGTGTGTCAGCCTGTCCAACTGAGGCCCTTAAGTACGGCGAGATAGATGAGATACTCTGGGAGAGGGAAGGAAAGGTCGTGGCCAACCTCAAGAGCGCAGCCGAGAAGGGGGAGGGTGAGCCGGCCCTCCTCCTCTGA
- a CDS encoding proton-conducting transporter transmembrane domain-containing protein, whose product MIELFLASALLPFILVLAWKTEGKSADTFASVILGLSFLINAAGTYEFFAGDTSKVYHAAYVSAGNLGEVFGATADVASVLMGFFSILIAFLLAVYSAQYFSQKNRAFPMGSGKGRFYGLLGLLTGATMVFIYATNLVQFAVALEIMAIAILYLVNFYGNAKTDALKAFLVLNLGVLLILGAVAVLGGGQELDKMTANNTALLLVMFASFAMSSQLLFYSWLPDSTASPVPASAYVHSASIVPLGSFMLFRVIQYMKPDDSTFWVLGGLTVALIFLMMIYYPLQRDAKKLVAYSTIAQTGVSYITLAYALLGHTVGLQIALYQVVNHAVVKALAFASVGGLAYSLGTTNMKLIRGMRKAVPWTSISWFAGFLGLAGVMPLGLFFSKAFTIMSTRHAKGIASWLFPATILFDAAIFLVVVLLWFRESFFGEPSDEAEKEPGLMVAVMIVLILIGIVAPWVTLDIVQKIAFMG is encoded by the coding sequence GTGATAGAACTGTTCCTGGCATCGGCGCTCCTGCCCTTCATCCTCGTGCTGGCTTGGAAGACGGAGGGTAAATCAGCGGACACCTTTGCTTCAGTTATCCTGGGACTCTCATTCCTCATAAACGCGGCTGGAACTTACGAGTTCTTTGCTGGTGATACCAGCAAGGTTTATCATGCCGCCTACGTCTCCGCCGGAAACCTCGGCGAGGTCTTTGGCGCAACGGCCGACGTCGCTTCAGTTCTCATGGGATTCTTCTCAATACTAATAGCGTTCCTTCTGGCGGTTTACTCGGCCCAGTACTTCAGCCAGAAAAACAGGGCCTTCCCGATGGGTTCAGGAAAGGGCAGGTTCTACGGGCTCCTCGGCCTTCTTACCGGCGCAACTATGGTGTTCATCTACGCAACGAACCTCGTCCAGTTCGCAGTTGCCCTCGAGATAATGGCGATAGCGATCCTTTACCTAGTGAACTTCTACGGAAACGCCAAGACGGACGCCCTCAAGGCCTTCCTCGTCCTGAACCTTGGCGTCCTCCTCATCCTCGGGGCCGTTGCAGTGCTCGGCGGCGGACAGGAGCTCGATAAAATGACCGCGAACAACACGGCATTACTTCTCGTCATGTTCGCCTCCTTTGCCATGAGTTCGCAGCTGCTCTTCTACTCCTGGCTTCCAGATTCAACTGCCTCACCAGTTCCAGCAAGTGCCTACGTTCACTCCGCCTCGATAGTCCCGCTCGGAAGCTTCATGCTCTTCAGGGTCATACAGTACATGAAGCCCGACGACTCGACCTTCTGGGTTCTTGGAGGGCTAACCGTTGCACTGATATTCCTGATGATGATATACTACCCGCTCCAGCGCGACGCCAAAAAGCTCGTTGCCTACTCGACCATAGCCCAGACCGGAGTTTCGTACATAACCCTCGCCTATGCACTCCTCGGGCACACCGTTGGACTGCAGATAGCGCTCTACCAGGTGGTCAACCACGCGGTGGTTAAGGCCCTCGCATTCGCCTCAGTCGGCGGCCTCGCCTACTCCCTCGGTACGACTAACATGAAACTCATAAGGGGAATGAGAAAAGCCGTTCCTTGGACGAGCATCTCCTGGTTTGCGGGATTCTTAGGGCTGGCTGGCGTTATGCCTCTCGGCCTCTTCTTCAGTAAGGCATTCACGATCATGAGCACCAGGCACGCCAAGGGAATCGCTTCATGGCTCTTTCCGGCAACCATTCTCTTCGATGCAGCGATATTCCTTGTGGTTGTCCTGCTGTGGTTCAGGGAGAGCTTTTTCGGAGAACCAAGCGACGAAGCTGAGAAGGAACCGGGTCTCATGGTCGCAGTAATGATAGTGCTGATACTCATAGGCATCGTGGCGCCGTGGGTTACGCTTGACATAGTTCAGAAGATAGCCTTCATGGGGTGA